Proteins from a single region of Macrotis lagotis isolate mMagLag1 chromosome 2, bilby.v1.9.chrom.fasta, whole genome shotgun sequence:
- the KRT86 gene encoding keratin, type II cuticular Hb6: protein MTCGSYCGGSVRAFSCASACGPRPGRCCISAAPYRGVSCYRGLTGFGSRSYCGGYRAGSCGRSFGYRSGGVCGPSPPCITTVSVNESLLTPLNLEIDPNAQCVKHEEKEQIKCLNSKFAAFIDKVRFLEQQNKLLETKWQFYQNRKCCESNLEPLFQGYIETLKRELECVEADSGRLASELNHVQEVLEGYKKKYEEEVSLRATAENEFVALKKDVDQAYLRKSDLEANTEALTEEINFLRALYEEEIRVLQSHISDTSVVVKMDNSRDLNMDCVIAEIKSQYDDIASRSRAEAESWYRSKCEEMKATVIRHGESLRRTKEEINELNRMIQRLTAEVENAKCQNSKLEAAVTQSEQQGEAALNDARCKLAGLEEALQKAKQDMACLLKEYQEVMNSKLGLDIEIATYKRLLEGEEQRLCEGVGAVNVCVSSSRGGVVCGDLCTSTSGARVVSTGSSGPTGGSVVVSAPNACAPCGVGSSCSIRPCGTSSCGIKKC, encoded by the exons ATGACTTGTGGATCATATTGTGGAGGCTCTGTGAGAGCTTTCAGCTGTGCCTCAGCCTGTGGGCCCCGGCCTGGCCGCTGTTGCATCAGCGCTGCTCCCTACCGTGGGGTGTCCTGCTACAGGGGACTGACTGGCTTTGGCAGCCGCAGCTACTGTGGAGGCTACAGGGCCGGCTCCTGCGGCCGCAGCTTTGGGTATCGCTCCGGAGGAGTGTGTGGGCCCAGCCCCCCCTGCATCACCACCGTGTCTGTCAACGAGAGTCTCCTGACCCCCCTCAACCTGGAGATCGACCCCAATGCCCAATGCGTGAAGCATGAGGAGAAGGAGCAGATCAAATGTCTCAACAGCAAGTTCGCAGCCTTCATCGACAAG GTGCGATTCCTGGAGCAGCAGAACAAGCTTCTGGAGACCAAGTGGCAATTCTACCAGAACCGGAAATGCTGTGAGAGCAACTTGGAGCCCCTGTTCCAGGGCTACATTGAGACCCTGAAACGGGAACTGGAATGTGTGGAGGCTGACAGTGGGCGCCTGGCATCTGAGCTCAACCATGTGCAGGAAGTGCTGGAGGGCTACAAGAAGAA aTATGAGGAAGAGGTCTCTCTGAGAGCCACAGCTGAGAATGAATTTGTTGCTTTGAAGAAG GACGTGGACCAGGCTTACCTCCGCAAATCTGACCTGGAGGCAAATACTGAGGCTCTGACAGAGGAGATCAATTTCCTGAGGGCCTTGTATGAGGAG GAGATCCGAGTTCTGCAGTCCCATATCTCAGACACCTCTGTGGTGGTAAAGATGGACAACAGCAGAGACCTCAATATGGACTGTGTCATTGCTGAGATCAAGTCTCAGTATGATGACATTGCCAGCCGCAGCCGTGCTGAGGCTGAGTCTTGGTACCGCAGCAAG TGTGAGGAAATGAAGGCCACAGTGATCCGCCATGGGGAAAGTCTGCGCAGGACCAAGGAGGAGATCAATGAGCTGAACCGCATGATCCAGAGGTTGACTGCCGAGGTGGAGAATGCCAAGTGCCAG AATTCCAAGCTGGAGGCTGCTGTGACACAGTCTGAGCAGCAGGGTGAGGCTGCCCTCAATGATGCCCGCTGCAAGTTGGCAGGGCTGGAGGAGGCTCTACAGAAGGCCAAGCAGGACATGGCTTGTCTACTGAAGGAATACCAGGAAGTCATGAACTCCAAGCTGGGGCTGGACATTGAAATTGCCACCTACAAACGACTGTTGGAAGGAGAGGAGCAAAG GTTGTGTGAGGGTGTTGGCGCCGTGAATGTCT GTGTAAGCAGCTCCCGAGGTGGCGTCGTCTGTGGCGATCTCTGCACCAGCACCTCAGGTGCCCGTGTTGTCAGCACCGGCAGCAGCGGCCCCACTGGCGGCAGTGTGGTCGTCAGTGCACCTAATGCCTGTGCCCCCTGTGGGGTAGGCTCTAGCTGCAGCATCCGCCCTTGTGGCACCAGCTCCTGTGGGATCAAGAAGTGTTAG